A single region of the Eremothecium gossypii ATCC 10895 chromosome V, complete sequence genome encodes:
- the ELF1 gene encoding Elf1p (Syntenic homolog of Saccharomyces cerevisiae YKL160W (ELF1)), which yields MGKRKKSSRTPVKKVTLKLDSAFNCLFCNHEKSITCTLDKKNSIGSLSCKVCGQQFQTRINALSQPVDVYSDWFDAVEEVNEGRASSSEGENSDSDYESYSSGNENGARGAQQDGRHSRVQEEVDSDEAEYSDSDRIGNRRGRSALVDSDDE from the coding sequence ATGGGTAAACGGAAGAAGTCATCTAGAACGCCAGTAAAGAAAGTAACGTTAAAACTGGATAGTGCATTCAACTGTTTGTTCTGTAACCACGAAAAATCGATTACCTGCACACTAGACAAGAAGAATAGCATAGGCTCATTATCATGCAAAGTATGTGGGCAACAGTTTCAAACCCGGATAAATGCGCTGTCTCAGCCAGTAGACGTGTACAGCGACTGGTTTGACGCGGTGGAGGAGGTGAATGAAggccgcgccagcagcagcgaggGAGAGAACAGCGACTCGGATTATGAAAGCTACAGCAGCGGCAACGAGAACGGCGCTCGTGGTGCACAGCAGGATGGGCGGCACTCCCGCGtgcaggaggaggtggaTTCTGATGAGGCAGAATACTCAGATAGCGATAGGATAGGCAACAGACGCGGTAGGAGCGCGTTGGTAGATAGTGATGATGAATGA
- a CDS encoding MATE family efflux transporter (Syntenic homolog of Saccharomyces cerevisiae YHR032W (ERC1) (ERC1)) — MTKQFTHTADEQRSSVVYSNSIGKGGLFQPRDYIGAKTTTAAEDEVTNLLGDLEQCNGRYVPMQAHGGHDESDLTPFGTPSHRRTLSMQQSLLEQERELLIDNKLYDARHGSDCAISLVASECGSGNGALLSEQEAQNVMSAWEHAIESGKTITTSYKRESTVLTKNALPLVATFILQNSLSLASVFSVSHLGTKELGGITLGSMTANITGFAAIQGLCTCLDTLCSQAYGARNYTLVGLLLQRCCIISLLVFAPVVWLWVCYSEQVLGYLVSDPELCLFAAKYLRIVAAGLPAFILFECGKRYLQCQGIFHASTIVLLFCAPANAFLNYLLVWNSKVGIGYLGAPVSVVLNYWLMVLGLLLYTIFTKSEIQPRKCWTGWIKPHQIFKNYDKMLGLALPGIIMVEAEFLGFEILTIFASHISVNALAAQSIIATIASLAYQIPFSISISTSTRVANFIGASLYRSCIITCKVSLLLSFGVSLTSMLAIFVFRSNLAHIFSNEPEVIMLIETTLPILAVMQIFDSFNASTAGCLRGQGQQKIGGFINVFAFYCIGIPMSYFLSFHCDLGVKGLWYGITCALIVMSVCQSYAVFNCSWEELVKAANLRTSEDVF; from the coding sequence ATGACGAAGCAATTCACGCACACAGCAGATGAGCAGCGCTCTTCTGTTGTCTATTCAAACAGTATTGGGAAAGGTGGACTATTTCAGCCACGAGACTACATTGGTGCCAAGACCACAACGGCTGCGGAAGATGAAGTAACAAACCTACTCGGCGATTTGGAACAATGCAACGGACGTTATGTACCCATGCAGGCGCATGGTGGCCACGATGAGTCAGACCTGACACCATTTGGGACGCCGTCGCATCGGCGCACGCTTTCGATGCAGCAATCACTGCTTGAGCaggagcgcgagctgctaATCGACAATAAACTCTACGATGCGCGGCACGGGAGCGACTGCGCAATTTCGTTAGTGGCAAGCGAATGCGGTTCAGGTAACGGCGCATTGCTCTCTGAACAGGAAGCACAAAATGTTATGAGCGCGTGGGAGCATGCTATCGAGTCCGGCAAGACCATTACAACATCTTACAAACGGGAATCCACAGTCCTGACCAAGAATGCGCTACCACTAGTTGCGACCTTTATTCTTCAGAACTCGCTCTCTCTTGCTTCTGTCTTTTCTGTCTCTCACCTTGGCACGAAAGAACTCGGGGGTATCACTCTGGGTTCTATGACCGCAAATATAACTGGTTTTGCCGCTATACAGGGTCTCTGTACCTGCCTAGACACACTCTGTTCCCAAGCCTATGGTGCTAGAAATTATACACTAGTTGGCTTGCTACTTCAACGCTGTTGCATCATCTCGCTACTGGTTTTTGCGCCGGTAGTATGGCTCTGGGTATGCTATTCTGAGCAAGTACTGGGCTACTTGGTCTCAGACCCGGAACTCTGTCTCTTTGCAGCGAAGTATCTGCGCATAGTCGCGGCAGGGCTTCCTGCCTTTATTCTGTTCGAATGTGGTAAGAGATACTTACAATGTCAGGGCATATTCCATGCATCGACTATTGTCCTTCTTTTCTGCGCACCCGCAAACGCCTTCCTGAACTACCTCCTCGTATGGAATTCGAAGGTAGGTATCGGATACCTAGGCGCGCCTGTCAGTGTGGTTCTCAACTACTGGTTGATGGTACTTGGTCTGCTACTGTACACGATATTTACCAAAAGCGAGATCCAGCCCCGAAAATGCTGGACCGGATGGATCAAACCACACCAGATTTTTAAAAACTACGATAAAATGCTTGGCCTTGCACTACCAGGGATTATTATGGTAGAAGCGGAGTTCCTGGGGTTCGAAATTCTCACGATCTTTGCCTCGCATATTAGTGTCAATGCACTCGCTGCGCAGTCTATCATCGCAACCATAGCTTCACTGGCGTATCAGATTCCGTTTTCAATTTCCATTTCGACCTCAACTCGAGTTGCTAACTTTATCGGAGCTTCTTTGTACCGCTCCTGTATTATAACATGTAAGGTCTCCTTATTATTATCATTCGGGGTCTCTTTGACAAGCATGTTAGCGATATTCGTTTTCCGGTCTAACTTGGCACATATCTTTTCTAATGAGCCCGAAGTGATTATGCTCATCGAAACCACTCTACCGATACTGGCAGTTATGCAGATTTTCGACTCCTTCAATGCATCTACTGCAGGATGTCTACGTGGCCAAGGCCAACAAAAGATTGGTGGCTTTATCAATGTTTTTGCATTTTACTGCATTGGTATACCCATGTCTTACTTCCTTTCCTTCCACTGTGACCTTGGTGTGAAGGGCCTCTGGTACGGAATAACATGCGCCCTGATTGTCATGAGTGTCTGTCAATCGTACGCAGTTTTCAACTGTAGCTGGGAAGAACTGGTTAAAGCCGCAAATTTGAGAACATCTGAGGATGTTTTCTAA
- the CDC12 gene encoding septin CDC12 (Syntenic homolog of Saccharomyces cerevisiae YHR107C (CDC12)): protein MLNRSDGSLVGISNLPNQRYKIVSNKGGVFTLMCCGESGLGKTTFINTLFQTTLSPLENQNRRQQPIRKTAEVNVIRAMLEEKNFSLRVNVIDTPGFGDNVNNNKSWQTIIDFIDDQHDSYMRQEQQPYRSVKFDLRVHAVLYFIRPTGHGLKPLDIETMKRISTRANLIPVIAKADTLTAKELQDFKVRIRQVIEAQDICIFTPPLDEADQDDPAAMEHARQLVQSMPFAVIGSEKKFDNGSGSLVAARKYPWGLVEVENDAHCDFRKLRSLLLRTNLLDLILTTEELHYETYRRLRLEGNSAAAEEKDGTLPHPAPARKLSHNPKFKEEENALKKYFTDQVKAEEQRFRQWEQNIVSERIRLNGDLEEVQAKVKKLEEQVRALQLRKH, encoded by the coding sequence ATGTTGAATAGATCGGATGGGTCACTTGTTGGTATTTCTAACTTGCCAAACCAGCGGTACAAGATTGTCTCCAATAAGGGAGGTGTGTTCACTTTAATGTGCTGCGGCGAGTCCGGTCTCGGCAAAACGACTTTCATAAACACGTTGTTCCAGACGACGCTTAGCCCGCTGGAGAATCAGAATCGGAGGCAGCAGCCGATCCGCAAGACGGCGGAGGTGAACGTGATCCGGGCTATGCTCGAGGAAAAGAACTTTTCGTTGAGGGTGAACGTAATCGACACGCCGGGCTTTGGCGACAACGTGAACAACAACAAGTCATGGCAGACCATCATCGACTTTATCGACGACCAGCATGACTCGTACATGCGgcaggagcagcagccCTATCGGTCGGTCAAGTTCGACCTACGGGTCCACGCCGTATTGTACTTCATTCGCCCGACCGGCCACGGCTTGAAGCCGTTGGACATAGAGACCATGAAGCGCATCTCGACCCGGGCGAACTTGATACCTGTCATTGCGAAGGCGGACACACTAACCGCCAAGGAGCTACAGGATTTTAAGGTGCGTATCAGGCAGGTGATTGAGGCGCAGGACATCTGCATTTTCACCCCCCCTCTTGACGAGGCGGACCAGGACGATCCTGCCGCAATGGAGCATGCCAGACAGCTAGTACAGTCGATGCCATTTGCTGTCATCGGCTCAGAAAAGAAGTTTGACAACGGATCGGGCTCCCTTGTGGCGGCAAGAAAGTACCCATGGGGTTTGGTGGAGGTGGAGAACGATGCACACTGCGACTTCCGGAAGTTGCGCTCCTTGTTGTTGAGAACCAACTTGCTCGATTTGATCTTGACTACCGAGGAGCTGCACTACGAAACTTACAGGCGGTTGCGTCTTGAAGGTAACTCGGCGGCTGCAGAAGAGAAGGACGGCACTCTGCCCCACCCTGCCCCAGCAAGGAAACTATCTCACAATCCAAAATTTaaggaggaggagaatGCATTGAAGAAGTACTTTACTGACCAGGTGAAGGCGGAAGAGCAGCGTTTCAGACAATGGGAACAAAACATTGTTAGTGAGCGGATTAGGCTCAATGGGGACCTGGAGGAGGTTCAGGCCAAGGTTAagaagctggaggagcaggTCAGAGCATTGCAACTAAGAAAGCACTAG
- the CIC1 gene encoding Cic1p (Syntenic homolog of Saccharomyces cerevisiae YHR052W (CIC1)), whose amino-acid sequence MSKSTASKPRKGRTSTGSNPKNSAAAAKKGKPSSSKKQRDAATTGTEAPAESQQTVEAQPAALELRITQAVQELTKYVSSKTTPESVLIDDSELTGQLQLIATSVRAYSKPGNLKPTLLAVKHSLFKPWKKASATAVKDFKVLLIMRDQDMDKVSDDALYESIEQAHGICIDKVISGHDLKTTYKAFEKRRALLSEFSLVLADDAIVSALPKLLGSKAYEKIQTTPVPIRTGKAGVFSMTTLANSVRRIFNERLPVLLPSGVTLNVHIGHLDWFTPEELTANVASLASQLIAAHPIRSLYLKSNNSPALPLYYSPAALQDATAAAAAAHVAGSSGTVSIDGVDLPLSSFDRALAQIANPDELPVVFAKQIARAKRSQENLPELGSANKRSKQ is encoded by the coding sequence ATGTCGAAGTCAACCGCCTCCAAACCCCGGAAAGGCAGAACCAGCACCGGTTCAAACCCCAAGAActctgcagctgcggctAAGAAGGGGAAGCCAAGCTCATCGAAAAAGCAGCGCGACGCTGCGACGACTGGCACAGAGGCCCCTGCTGAGAGCCAGCAGACAGTGGAAGCTCAGCCCGCTGCTCTTGAGTTACGTATTACACAGGCAGTACAGGAACTGACGAAGTACGTGAGCTCGAAGACCACGCCAGAGTCGGTGCTTATCGACGATAGCGAACTAACGGGGCAGTTGCAGCTCATCGCTACGAGCGTGCGCGCGTACAGCAAGCCAGGCAACCTGAAGCCAACGCTCCTTGCTGTGAAGCACTCGCTATTCAAGCCTTGGAAGAAGGCAAGCGCTACTGCTGTCAAAGACTTTAAAGTACTGCTAATTATGCGCGACCAAGACATGGACAAGGTCTCTGACGACGCGCTATACGAGTCAATCGAGCAAGCGCACGGTATCTGCATTGACAAGGTAATCTCTGGGCACGACCTAAAGACCACGTACAAGGCGTTCGAGAagcgccgcgcgctgctcTCGGAGTTTTCGCTGGTGCTTGCCGACGACGCCATCGTGTCCGCTTTGCCAAAGCTGCTTGGCTCGAAGGCCTACGAAAAGATCCAGACGACCCCCGTACCTATTCGCACCGGGAAAGCTGGTGTCTTCAGCATGACCACGCTGGCTAATAGCGTCCGTCGCATCTTCAACGAGCGTCTGCCCGTGCTACTTCCTTCCGGTGTAACGCTCAACGTACACATTGGGCATCTGGACTGGTTTACTCCGGAGGAGCTGACTGCCAACGTTGCGTCGCTGGCCTCTCAGCTGATTGCGGCACACCCCATCCGCTCGCTTTACCTGAAGTCCAACAACTCCCCCGCCCTCCCACTCTACTACAGCCCTGCTGCCCTGCAGGATGcgactgctgctgcggccgccgcccaTGTTGCTGGCTCGTCTGGTACCGTCTCCATTGACGGCGTCGATTTGCCTCTGTCGTCCTTTGACCGTGCTCTAGCCCAGATTGCGAACCCAGACGAGCTGCCTGTTGTCTTCGCAAAGCAGATTGCGCGCGCCAAGCGCTCGCAGGAAAACCTGCCCGAATTGGGCTCTGCAAACAAGCGCAGCAAACAGTGA
- a CDS encoding mitogen-activated protein kinase (Syntenic homolog of Saccharomyces cerevisiae YHR030C (SLT2) and YKL161C (KDX1)) — MSDAVERHTFKVFTQDFMVDKRFQLIKEIGYGAYGIVCSARFMESVEDTTVAIKKVTNVFSKALLCKRSLRELKLLRHFRGHKNITCLYDMDIVLLPDGSFNGLYLYEELMECDMHQIIKSGQPLTDAHYQSFVYQILCGLKYIHSADVLHRDLKPGNLLVNADCQLKICDFGLARGYSENPIENDQFLTEYVATRWYRAPEIMLSYQGYTRAIDVWSCGCVLAELLGGRPIFKGKDYVDQLNRILQVLGTPPEETLKRIGSKNVQDYIHQLGYIPKVPFERLYPNANPDAADLLERMLALDPKTRITVDEALEHPYLSIWHDPSDEPVCCKKFDFSFESVNEMEELKRMVIEEVKDFRRFVRQPNIRDTSLQEQEEQQPQQPQQPQQPQPEQPQHQRQHQQAQAQAQAQAHEQQQQHHRTQYQRSGAVQRQPQTVEHGQHLQHRSGHHSEHLQRAHGQQEQYLPKKDDSRAFQSRPVGTSISDSRSSYEEHDYVQQMMFAHSPTLAHDSFIGIHSENLPEHNTDFPPRPQENMLASPMGFSDGTHSNAEFGDFLDLEKELEFGLDRKI, encoded by the coding sequence ATGTCGGACGCAGTGGAGCGTCATACATTCAAGGTGTTCACCCAGGACTTCATGGTGGACAAGAGGTTCCAGCTAATCAAAGAGATAGGCTATGGCGCGTACGGGATTGTGTGCTCAGCCCGGTTCATGGAGTCGGTGGAAGACACAACAGTCGCCATCAAGAAAGTGACGAACGTGTTCTCGAAAGCTCTACTCTGCAAACGGTCGCTAAGGgagctgaagctgctgcggcacTTTCGGGGGCATAAGAATATCACGTGCCTCTACGACATGGATATCGTGCTGCTTCCAGATGGCTCCTTTAACGGGCTGTATCTATACGAGGAATTGATGGAATGTGATATGCACCAGATCATCAAGTCCGGGCAGCCGCTGACGGATGCGCACTACCAGAGCTTCGTCTACCAGATTTTATGCGGCCTCAAGTATATCCACTCTGCGGACGTGCTCCATCGAGATTTGAAGCCAGGAAACCTACTTGTGAATGCTGATTGTCAACTCAAGATATGTGATTTTGGTCTAGCTCGGGGATATAGCGAAAACCCCATCGAAAACGACCAGTTCCTGACGGAATATGTTGCCACGCGGTGGTATCGCGCGCCAGAAATAATGTTGAGTTACCAGGGCTACACCCGCGCGATAGATGTGTGGTCCTGTGGTTGTGTTCTAGCAGAATTATTAGGCGGAAGGCCGATCTTCAAAGGGAAGGACTACGTTGATCAGCTGAACAGAATCCTTCAGGTGCTTGGTACTCCACCAGAAGAGACGCTAAAACGCATAGGTTCCAAAAACGTACAGGATTACATTCATCAACTAGGGTACATTCCAAAGGTGCCCTTCGAGCGGCTGTATCCCAATGCCAATCCAGATGCGGCGGATTTGTTGGAACGTATGTTGGCCCTCGATCCTAAGACACGGATTACCGTTGACGAAGCTCTGGAGCACCCATATCTGTCAATCTGGCATGATCCAAGCGATGAGCCAGTGTGCTGCAAGAAGTTCGACTTTAGTTTTGAAAGTGTGAATGAGATGGAAGAACTGAAGCGGATGGTCATTGAAGAAGTAAAGGACTTTAGAAGGTTTGTTAGACAGCCCAATATAAGGGACACGTCGCTGCAGGAACAGGAGGAACAACAACCACAACAACCACAACAACCACAACAACCACAACCAGAACAGCCCCAACATCAGCGGCAGCATCAGCAAGCACAGGCACAAGCACAGGCACAAGCGCATgagcagcaacagcaacaCCACCGTACACAGTATCAGCGGTCGGGTGCTGTGCAACGTCAACCACAAACGGTGGAACATGGACAACATTTACAACACCGCAGCGGACACCATAGCGAGCATCTCCAGCGAGCACATGGCCAGCAGGAACAGTACTTACCTAAAAAAGACGATTCCAGGGCTTTTCAATCCCGTCCAGTGGGTACGTCCATCTCTGACAGCAGAAGCTCATACGAGGAGCATGATTATGTACAGCAAATGATGTTTGCTCATTCTCCTACTTTAGCCCACGATTCTTTCATCGGGATTCATTCAGAAAACCTCCCCGAACACAATACAGACTTCCCCCCACGACCACAAGAGAATATGTTAGCATCTCCCATGGGATTTTCGGATGGTACACATTCTAATGCGGAATTTGGCGACTTCCTTGATCTGGAGAAAGAATTGGAATTTGGTTTGGATAGAAAAATTTGA
- the RRM3 gene encoding DNA helicase (Syntenic homolog of Saccharomyces cerevisiae YHR031C (RRM3)), whose amino-acid sequence MYQRATHGLKRTNPAPTDPAKRPKLKQGTLSFLYDAKKKAAAVAAPARLPVGNAPERRLPAAAGLPALRSALFDSQGSFEEATDDAYITSMLHEKPVHNFKTLSRSSSVLAPAENGQRLASHGVRKPPSGTSAPAVDSPPPRRIAGVRSHNPVPESTAAREVPPFTVARRLKPVATHRVAPARSPSVSSAVVLSKEQEAVRDIIVHDRLNVFYTGSAGTGKSVLLRELIRTLRAKYGTVAVAVTASTGLAAVNIGGMTVNRFSGIGIGSGSLEALAARAKKKREVYERWKRTRVLIIDEVSMVDARFLDKLDYVARQLRGKPDAVFGGIQLVFTGDFFQLPPVTDRSAGNEGPLFCFESRAWQQGIQKTLCLSQVFRQQDTELVDLLNAIRFGEVTPQVAAQMRQFEREVVYGDGIEPTELFPTRREVEQANRRRLERLPGFGMTFEAYDSGNVGGRFSSYFDAVMAERTLALKEGAQVMMLKNKDDQLVNGSVGRVLFFTTAALWGRVEREHMHALEDPEFVLDMRLVCQAIGISESARSPELLQAIAARPALRRPHLQEFLSRAPHEPRDGLLPVVRFVVAGRARFELVQREEFPVEVPAGPHAAGDASRLQVPLVPCWALSIHKAQGQTIPRLKVDLRRTFEAGQAYVALSRAVSKDHLQIINFDPKKIKADPKVKQFYHTLELLPTA is encoded by the coding sequence ATGTATCAGCGCGCGACCCACGGCCTGAAGCGCACGAATCCTGCGCCGACTGACCCGGCCAAGCGGCCCAAGCTCAAGCAGGGCACCCTAAGTTTCCTTTACGAtgccaagaagaaggccgCTGCCGTCGCCGCCCCAGCCCGCCTCCCCGTCGGCAATGCCCCCGAGAGACGGCTGccagcggccgccggccttcctgcgctgcgcagcgcgctgTTCGACTCACAGGGCTCCTTCGAGGAAGCCACGGACGACGCGTACATTACGAGCATGCTGCACGAAAAGCCCGTGCACAATTTTAAAACACTTTCGCGTTCGTCCAGCGTGCTGGCTCCGGCCGAAAATGGGCAACGCCTGGCGTCACACGGCGTGCGCAAGCCGCCCAGTGGCACCAGCGCTCCGGCCGTGGACAGCCCACCGCCAAGAAGAATTGCTGGTGTGCGTTCCCACAATCCTGTGCCTGAGAGCACGGCTGCACGTGAGGTGCCACCGTTTACTGTGGCTCGGCGGCTGAAGCCGGTAGCTACCCATCGCGTGGCCCCGGCGCGGTCTCCTTCTGTTTCTAGCGCAGTTGTACTCAGCAAGGAACAAGAAGCAGTGCGCGATATTATAGTGCATGACCGTCTGAACGTATTTTACACCGGAAGCGCCGGCACCGGTAAATCGGTGTTGTTGCGGGAGCTGATCCGGACATTACGTGCGAAGTACGGTACAGTGGCGGTAGCGGTTACGGCGTCGACGGGCTTAGCCGCCGTGAACATCGGCGGCATGACCGTGAACCGCTTTTCAGGCATTGGCATCGGCAGCGGGTCGTTGGAGGCGCTAGCGGCTAGggccaagaagaagagggAGGTTTACGAGAGGTGGAAGCGAACGCGCGTCCTGATCATTGATGAGGTGTCGATGGTCGACGCGCGTTTCCTAGACAAGCTGGACTACGTggcgcggcagctgcgAGGCAAGCCGGATGCCGTGTTCGGCGGGATCCAGCTCGTGTTCACGGGCGACTTTTTTCAGCTGCCCCCGGTAACGGATCGCTCAGCGGGCAACGAGGGGCCCCTGTTTTGCTTCGAGAGTCGCGCTTGGCAACAGGGCATCCAGAAGACGTTATGCCTGAGCCAGGTGTTTCGGCAGCAGGATACGGAGCTCGTGGACTTGCTGAATGCTATTCGATTCGGGGAGGTGACGCCGCAGGTGGCGGCGCAGATGCGCCAGTTTGAGCGCGAGGTGGTGTACGGCGACGGAATCGAGCCCACGGAACTATTTCCGACGAGACGCGAGGTGGAGCAGGCCAATCGGAGGCGGTTGGAGCGGCTGCCCGGGTTCGGGATGACGTTCGAGGCGTACGACTCGGGCAACGTCGGCGGCCGGTTCAGCTCATACTTCGATGCGGTGATGGCGGAGCGCACGCTGGCGTTGAAGGAGGGGGCGCAGGTGATGATGCTCAAGAACAAGGACGACCAGCTTGTCAACGGCTCGGTCGGACGCGTGCTATTTTTCACGACGGCCGCGCTGTGGGGTCGCGTGGAGCGCGAGCACATGCACGCATTGGAGGACCCGGAGTTTGTCCTCGACATGCGTCTGGTATGCCAGGCCATTGGCATCTCCGAGAGCGCGCGATCCCCTGAGCTCCTACAAGCCATTgccgcgcgccccgccTTGCGGCGCCCCCACTTGCAGGAGTTCCtgtcgcgcgcgccgcacgAACCGCGGGACGGACTATTGCCGGTGGTGCGCTTTGTTGTAGCAGGTCGCGCACGCTTCGAGCTCGTCCAGCGTGAGGAGTTCCCCGTCGAGGTGCCAGCCGGCCCGCACGCAGCGGGTGATGCCTCTCGGCTACAAGTGCCGCTCGTGCCTTGCTGGGCGCTCTCCATCCACAAGGCACAAGGTCAGACGATTCCTCGGTTGAAGGTGGATCTGCGCCGCACGTTCGAGGCCGGACAGGCGTACGTCGCACTGTCGCGAGCCGTGTCCAAAGACCATCTTCAGATTATCAACTTCGACCCCAAGAAAATTAAGGCCGACCCCAAGGTCAAGCAGTTCTACCACACGCTGGAGCTCTTGCCCACTGCATAG
- a CDS encoding transcription activator GCR1-like domain-containing protein (NOHBY524; No homolog in Saccharomyces cerevisiae; Syntenic homolog of Kluyveromyces lactis KLLA0F21824g), whose amino-acid sequence MNMNLDDIIESFKSRVNRLSQDWDTLVSTSLSAPEEELKLLKTKLDLVQEQNSAIIVDLDQIKKVLNLDDDASNNVFTLLNTAGDGLSDAATSALTANEMVAAAINEHHGQVHHHHHHHHQPPNTPQSETSSNSNHATAGLDIASLAFDHDIQALKRRRTSSDCSAGVSIAKVGIEEDDEDVVAMQKERATLAHMQQRHTHRHISTRRSLPASHLQEIEDYELQMIDSPKDVNELYREFDTSLKLQIMEFEKRYGKGQLSRIPKIRTYQRRRALVSEIDRYARFTNKSTEEAIQFFDDIRMEKNKTVAWLYNNLGKILAEYNIV is encoded by the coding sequence ATGAACATGAATTTGGATGATATAATAGAATCATTTAAGTCGCGGGTCAATAGGTTGTCACAAGACTGGGACACGCTCGTGTCGACAAGCTTGAGCGCACCGGAAGAAGAGTTGAAGCTCTTGAAAACAAAGCTTGACCTTGTGCAGGAGCAGAACTCCGCGATTATTGTGGACCTCGACCAGATCAAGAAGGTGTTGAACCTCGACGACGACGCGTCCAACAACGTGTTCACGTTGTTGAACACAGCGGGCGACGGCCTTAGCGACGCGGCAACGAGCGCCCTCACTGCTAATGAAATGGTAGCTGCGGCAATTAACGAGCACCATGGACAGGTACatcaccaccaccaccaccaccaccagcCACCGAACACGCCCCAGAGCGAAACTTCGTCAAACTCCAACCACGCAACTGCGGGGTTGGACATCGCTAGTTTGGCCTTCGATCACGATATCCAGGCGCTAAAGAGACGCAGGACGTCTTCAGACTGCAGCGCAGGTGTTTCAATTGCTAAGGTAGGAATcgaggaggacgacgaAGACGTTGTTGCGATGCAGAAGGAGCGCGCCACCCTCGCACACATGCAACAGCGCCACACACATAGGCACATTTCTACCCGCCGTTCATTGCCTGCGTCACATCTACAGGAGATTGAGGACTACGAGTTGCAGATGATTGATTCCCCAAAGGACGTGAATGAGTTGTACCGTGAATTTGACACTAGTTTAAAATTACAGATTATGGAATTTGAAAAAAGGTACGGTAAAGGACAGCTCTCCAGAATACCAAAAATCAGGACCTATCAGAGGAGGCGGGCTTTGGTTAGTGAAATTGATAGATATGCAAGGTTTACCAATAAGTCCACGGAGGAGGCAATACAGTTTTTCGATGATATACGGATGGAGAAGAACAAGACCGTGGCTTGGTTGTATAATAATTTGGGCAAGATTTTGGCAGAATACAATATAGTGTGA